The genomic segment CTTCTCGTTTTTCTTCTTGTCCAGACCATATGCCAGCGAGGCCGCTGTAGGCTCGTTGATGATTCGAAGGACATCGAGCCCGGCGATCCGCCCGGCATCTTTGGTCGCCTGACGTTGCGAGTCATTGAAATAGGCCGGGACAGTTATCACCGCCTGTGTGACCTCATACCCAAGGTAGTTCTCTGCCGCTTTCTTGAGGTATTGCAGTATCATCGCGGAGACTTCCGGCGGCGTCAGCTTCTTCCCCTGCACTTCCACCAGTACGTTGCCGCTGACGTCCTCGCCCACTCGGTACGGCACCAGCTTCTCCTCGGCGGCCACCTCGTTGTGACGGCGTCCCATGAAACGCTTGATCGAGAAGATCGTGTTCTCGGAATTGGTCACTGCCTGGCGTTTGGCCGCGGCGCCAACTATTCGCTCGCCGTCTTTCGTGAAGGCCACCACCGATGGAGTGGTGCGAGCCCCCTCCTGGTTGGGAATGACTACCGGATCCTTCCCCTCCAGCACCGCCACACATGAATTGGTGGTACCAAGATCAATGCCGATTATTTTGCCCATACTGTATCTCCTTTTCCTTGCTTTACCGTGCGCCGTCGGGGCGGCCTGAGGCGGTCACGACGATTTCCCCTTGCTGACCCCCACTTTACTGTGGCGCAGGACTCGGTCGGCCTGTCGATACCCCCTGGCCATCTCCATCGCCACTGTTCCCTCCTCATATGTAGTTGATTCAACCTGCAACATGGCATCGTGCAGCGCCGGGTCAAACTTCTGGCCGATCGCTTCGATCGGAACCACATCATACCGCTTGAGCAGCGCTCCCAGTTGATTGTAGATGAGTTCCATCCCTTTTTGCAGACTGTCGGCATCAGTTTTCTCATTGATGTGTGAGAGTGCACGCTCGAAGTTGTCCATCACCTCGAGCAGTTCACCGAGCAGCCGGTCGTTGGCGGCCCTGATCTGCTCGTCGGCCTGCCGAAGAGTCCGTTTGCGATAATTCTCGTACTCGGCCGCCGTGCGCAGAAGCCGGTCCTCAAGTTCCGCCACCCGCGACTGCAACTGCTCTTCGGGCGTAAGCTCCGCCTCTTCCACCGTCGGCGCTTCTGTTGCCGATGAAAAATCCTGGTCTTTCTCGATCGCATCCGGAGGCGGAGTCTTCTCGCCAGACGCTGCGGCGGCCTCGCTGGTTTCGATTTCGATACGGTCTTTGGTGTCTTTGTCTTCCGTCATATTGCTATATACCCTGCTTTTCATTCAGACCCGAGAGCACTTCAGTGATCGAACGGGCCGTGTATTCCACCACTGATACCAGCTTGTCGTAGGCCATGCGGGTGGGACCGATAATGCCGATCGTTCCGGTGATATTCCCTATCCGATAAGTCGAGGTCACGACCGAGCAGTTGAGAATCTCACGGATGCGGTTTTCACGGCCGATGGTTATGACCAGTCCCTCTTCATGCGCCTGCGTGAGGAAATCCGAAAGTAACTTGCCGTCTTCCAGCAGTTTCATAAGTCGCGACAGTCTGTCCCGGTCGGCAAACTCCGGCTTGGCCAGCAACTGATCGGTACCGGAGATGCGAATATCACCGGCCCGGTCCTCGGTCCAGATCTTCTCTTTGGAATCGACGATCAACTTAAGCAGTCGGGCGTGGCCCGTGACCGCCGCCATGCGTTGAGAGATAGTATCCCGAATGCACGCCAACGTAAGCCCGGCCAGCCGCTCGTTCAGCAGCGATTCAACCTCGGTCAACGAGGTATCCGCCACCGAGACCTCGATCTCCAGAATAACCGATCGAGCCAAACCGGACCCGACAACTACGACCGCCATGATGCGGCTGTCGGCAATCGGGATGAGACGGATCGATTGCAGTTTACCTTCTTCAAATTTGGGTGCAATCGTGACACCAAGCTGACTGGTGATATCGCTGAGGAGTTTGGCGGTCTGACCGAGTATCTCATTGATACTTCGTCCCTCCTTGAGCATCGTCTGACGGATCGCCTGTTCTTCAGCCGCCGTCAGCTTCTGTGGCTTTAACAGATAATCGACATACACCCGGTAGCCGATATCCGTGGGGACGCGTCCGGCCGATGTGTGAGGTTGTTCCACCAGACCCAGCTCCTCCAGGTCCTGGAGCGTATTACGAATAGTCGCCGAGGATAGTCCCATCTGAAACTTATTCGCAATGACACGGGAACCAACGGGGTCGGCCGACGCGATGTAGTAGTTTATCAGGTTTGCCAGGACCCGTTTTTCCCGTTCGGACAGGTTTTCGAACGCCGTCATACTCTTGTTCCATTCATGCCAACTGCCTTTTTGGCAGTCATGATGGCAGCAGGAAATAAATCTATCGCTTTTATAACGAGAGTCAAGAGGAATTGGTTCTAAACGACATGTACGCAAAAAGAAAGGCCGCTGTTCTGATAGCGGCCTGATACGTTTCTTGGCGTCACACGACTACTTATCTGGTTTTTTCTTGTCCTTCTCCAGACGATCATCGATGCCGTTGTTATTGGCATCGACGAACTTGTCGTATTTTTTCTCTTCCCCTTGTTTCGGCTCCTTTTTAGGCGGCTCCTGCACCTTCGCCGGAGCTTTCGGCGCAGGTTTAGGTTGAACTTTGGCCGGCTGTTCTTTCTGCTTCTTTTCGACCGCGATCGTTGACAATGGAAGGGCAATCAACACCGCAGCCAACAGCACTGATTCAAGCAGTTTCTTCATAGTACCACTCTCAGCTTTCTGTACGGTAGGGACGTCCTCGCTGTCCGGTCAAGACAAAACTACCGCTTCTCCTTGCCGCCACCGCCTCCTGAGGGTTTCGAATGTCCGCTCTGTCCGCCCTGCTTGCCACTGCTGTGAGACTGGCCGCTGCCACTCCCACCGGATGGCGATACCCGGCGCCCTTCAAGCTTCCGGCCGCTTGATTCACTCTTCGACCCTTCATTCCCTCCGCTCTGCTGCGGATGGCTCACCTGCCGCTTTTCGACCTGCTGCTCCCGCTTGCGGCTGGTCGATCCGGAGTTCCCCTCAGACTGAGTCTCGATTCGCTTATTCCTAAGGCGGCTCCGCTCGCTGCTGGACGAGCCGGCGTCGCTGGAACCCTGGTTCTTCACCGAGCGGCGTTCAAACGTGTTGTCTCTCGACCGATCGGTGCTCTGCGACTCGGACGAACCGCCCGTACGAACTGATCGTCGCGAAAGCTCCTGCGAACCCTTGCGATCATCGAAACCGCCGGTGGTCTCAAGGCCTCGTGAGGACTGTCTAACGCTCGTCGAGCCGCGAGCATATTTCTTTGGCAGACTGATATCGCCACCTGCGAACTCGCCGACAGTCGTCTTGCTTCGCGAGATCGTGCCGCTGGCTCCACCACCTTGCCCATCAACCCGGGCTGAAAGTTTACCAATGGTCTCTTTATAGTGCGGGTACCCGTTGCGCACTGGATCGCGATACCCCACCTGTCGCACTTCTTTGAATTTGGAGACAACCGTCGAACTGGTACGAATGACCCGGTGGTCCAGCACGACGGTGTTGTAGCGGCTGATGTGTACGTCGCGTTCCCAGCAGTACCCCCACGGGTCGTAGATCGTGAAGGTGTGCCATCCGACCAGGATACGTGGGATGTATAGAGGCGCAATACCCCAATATATCCCGTTGACATATACTGAGCCGCCCCACGGATAATCGATATACAGATTGCCGTAGAGCGACCAGCTCGGGTAGGTCGGATAATAGATCGGCCGGAAGTATGTCGGCTCCCACTCACGAATAAACAGCACCGCCCGGTCATAGGCGAACCGCTGGCCGCCATAGCGGACGAAATACCGATTGTTCAAGTAATCCATGTAGTCGTCGCGATCGTCCTCGTCAGCCACCAGACCCGAGTTACCGTACCAGTTGGGAATCGGGAATCGTTCGCGTGACGCGATCACCTGGACATATTCTCGCCCCGAAGGTCCGTTGACCACGAGATCGTAATCGTCGTTCGGACCCGGCAGCGTATAGGTTTGATCTCCGAGCACGAAGTTGTCCTCGGCGCGATTCGACGGGAACAGGAGATTCACCCGGCCGCGGCTGTCGATCGAGTATATCGCCACGAACGCATCGCGGTTTGCCCGGAAGTGGATCCTGACGTTGTCTCCTTCATAATAGTCGCCGTCGGACTGGTCTGTCCAGACCTCGACATCCAGATAGCGGTCGATCCGGGCGCGCTCGCGAGCTTCATCCTGCTGATAGGAGTCGTCGCGGTAGTCATCGCTGCGCTGATCCTCGTCGTAATCCCGCTGGATATTCTGCGCCGTCGCAGGCACAGCGGCCAGAGCCAGCAGTGCGGCTCCAACCATCAGAAGGTACCATTTGCGTAACATATCATGCCATCCTTTCGGCTTTATCGCGTCGAGCTTTCGCTCGTAGTTTGATGTCGCAAGTAACCCCGACCATGCACCGGTTTCTGTTCGCCCGGGAACGGCGCCACCAGCTCGCGGTTATCTACTGCGGTCTGGTACGCCCATTGGCAATTAACAGCGCCGGACGATGTCTGAATCGCAACCACCCGCAGCTTCGCATAGTGCGAATCGCGCGTCCACACCACGTAGGTATGACCTGGGATCAGTTCAATGAAACCGAGATCAGACCAACCATTAGCGGGTGAATATCCAATCTCATCGAAATCACTGGTGTATCCCATGTCCTGTATGTCAGTCTGGATATCTCGCGCGTTGAGATAGTATGTCCCCTGGAAGATGTCTATGAAGATGTCGGCGGCGGGACTGGTATCCGGAACTTGGGCGTGCGCTGCGAAACTGAATCCGGACAAACTCTGCTCTACGGTGTTCGGGAACAGGACTGTCTCCCCCTCCGGTCGCGGCGTATCGAATACCTCTTCGGCGGAGAGATCGGACTCGTGGCCGGCATCATCGACAGCAGTGACTGCATAATAGTAGGTTGTGCCGTTGGTCAGAGGAGCATCGATAAACTCGTAGATCAGAAGATCAAGATTGGGATTCGGGTCGGCAGCCACGGTACCGATCTGCGTGTAATCTGTCGTGGCCTGTAGCGAACGATATACGCGATACTCTCGTATGTCGCTCTCGTACACGCCGTTGAAATAGACATAGACAGCCTGGTCGCCGGTAACGCTGTAAACCCCCTGCGGCGTGGCCGGGACCGGGTCAAATATCTGATTGTTGTCATCGCAACCCACCAAGCCAACCAAGCCTAGGGCGGAAGCAAGTATTGTCTGAAATCGGTTCATGTTCGTCTCCTGTACTTTTCGTCTATCTCGACACAGAGTTATACAACTGCCATGCCAACATGCATAACTACTTATATTTCAATAAATTAAGATGCCGAAAGACAATACCAAACCGCGTCCTGCGCACAATAATTGTGCACGGAACGGCTGATGTGCACGAAAAATGTCAGCGGAGTTTCTGCGGGCTCAACTGGTATTCTTTGATCTTGCTACGGAGGGTGTTGCGATGGATTCCGAGGCGCTCGGCACAGAGTCCCAGATTCCAGTCAAGTTGATCGAGACAAAACTGGATGTGTTCGCGTTCAATTTCACCGAGCGGGCGGACCTCACGAGGCTGAACACCCGTTCGCGCCGGTGCGAGACCGGTGAGGTCATTTTTGTCTATTGCAGAGTCGGTGCTTAATACCACGGCTCGCTCAATCACGTTTTCCAGTTCCCGCACATTGCCGGGCCAGGAATATGCGGCCAGCGCCGCCGCCGCGTCCGGCGTGATAGAATCGATCTGCTTGCCGAGTCGCCGCGAGAATTTCTCCAGGAACTTGTGTGCAAGAAGAAGGGTATCGCCCGGTCGTTCGGCCAGTGACGGGAGTTGAATTCTCACGACATTGAGGCGATAAAAGAGGTCCTCGCGAAACGCCAGCTCCCTCACCATGTTGTCCAGATCGCGATTGGTAGCAGCGATGATGCGGATATCAAGCGATATCTCCTTCACGGAGCCGAGCCGCTGGATATGCCGGTCCTCAAGCACACGCAGAAGTTTGACCTGCATGCTCTGGGGCATTTCACCAATCTCGTCAAGAAACAAAGTGCCGCCGTCAGCCAGTTCGAACCGCCCCTGCTTTGGTTTGTCCGCTCCCGTGAACGCCCCTTTCTCGTAGCCGAAAAGTTCGGCTTCGAGCAGTGTCTCCGGAAACGCCGCGCAATTGATAGCTACCAGCCGTTTGTCGGACCGTGGGGACAGCGCATGGATAACGCGCGCCACCAGTTCCTTGCCGGTTCCGGAGGCACCGGTCACCAATACCGTTGCTTCACGCGGTGCAACCAGTTTTATGAGCTCCCGGACTTTGTTGATGGCCTGCGACTCGCCGAGCAGTTCAGAAGCGGGGAACACGTCGGCGATCCGATCCTGCATAATCTGGTTATCTACGACCAGGCGGTTCTGTGCGGTCGCTTTCTCGAGTTTCACCAGCAGTTCATTGAGATCCTCGACCGGCTTAGTGAGATAATCGTAGGCACCGGCTCGCATAGCGGCGACGGCCGTCTCAACCGAGCCAAACGCGGTCAGCACGATGACTTGAATGAGCGGATTGAGTTCGCGAAGCCGCGCGAGCAATTCGAGACCGGTCATACCGGGCATTTTCATATCGATGAGTGCCACCGGAGCGAACACGCCGGGATAGCGTTCGAGCGCCTCTTCCCCGCTTCCCGCCTGGGTAATCTCGTAACCCGAACGCGAGAGAAAACCGGCCAGCAGTTGTCGCTGGTCAGACTCATCATCAACCATGAGCAGGCGGGTGGCAGCCATGTTCTGAAACGTAATGTCCCCATTCACCGCGGGCAACTCAAAATCAAAGGCCCATCGTTACCGATGGGCCTCACAATTTATGGTGTTCGTGAATTGCTATTGGCCTGAGCCAAAGAACACGTTGATACCGGCACGCACTTCAAGCGCACTGCTCGATTCACCGAAGACGTATCTCGTGCCGCCCCATGTCTTGCTCACATCCTTGGTGAAGCCGTGTTGGAATTCGGCCTCGGCGAATAAGCCGCCGTAGTCCGATGTATAGTAGAACACGCCGGCACCGAGCCCTGCGGCGACACCGGGCTTATAGGACAACTGGCGAAACTTGCCGACCCCTTGATCGACAACGAAGGTGGCAAATTTGGGAAAATCAAGCCCGGCGTACACCTTGACATAGGGGACCCAGTTGGATTCGCCAAAGAAATAGCGTTTCAAATACAGTTTGGGCGTGTACAGACGGTGTTTTATGTCCAGTGATGCCGTATTGGACTCAATGTCGAACTCATTGAACGAGAAGCCGAGTCCCAGCACCATCTCGCGGGTAAGAAAATAGCCGACCTCGAAACCGACATTCCAGCCAACCTTGGCGCCGAGAGAATCGTTCCAACTGGTGATGCCGCCTACCGGGACCCCAAGTCCGCCGCGGATACCCACCTCCAGTGCATCTTTCTCTTCCGCCGCCTGCTCCTGCGCCACCACCAACATGGGAACGGCCATCACCAGAGCTATTGTCAGGAAGGTTGACAGTCGTTTCATCACCGCCTCCTCAGGAATATGTCCAAACCACACTATCATTCAATCCGATTCCGGGCCGCGAGCGCAATGAATCGCCGCCCCGTACCGAAAACAGGGGGTCAAGATACGAACCCCTTTGACGCCTTGTCAACAGATTATGTGCAATCGTGTCCGAACGAAAAAGCCGGCCCACACAGGGGCCGGCTTTTGTGCTTGTGGACAGATCTCGCCACTATTACGGACAGACCGGCAGCGGCGCGCCGAAGAAGAGATAATCGATCAGCGCCTGCAGATCGCTGATATCGACCGCGCTGTCGCAATTGAGATCACCAAGTTGCCACGGGTCAGGGCCGATGCCACCGAAAAACAGATAATCGACCATACCGCTGAGGTCGCCGATATCAACCGTGCCGTCGTTGTTGAAATCACCCGCAACGAGCTGGTCGTACACGGAGGTGGCAACCAGATTGCCGAGCCGTCCCTCCTGACCCTGAGCATCGGTTGCGCGAGCCCGATACCAGTAAGTTCCTGGCGTCCTATTAGTGAATGCGTATGATGTGTCGATGATCGTCCCGCCGATCTGCGTCGAGCCGGCGAACATATCCACGTTGCCGATATCATCGAGCCAGACGCCGAGGCCGAGAGTGTATGAATCCGTGAAATACGACAAGCGTATAATGACCTGCTGACCCGCGTATGCCGACAGGTCATACGCCACCCGCACCCAAGTGCCGGAACTTCCGGTAATACCGTTTCCAAGATTCTGATTGTTCGGATCGGAGTTGGTGGTGAGGTCGTTGGCCAGATTCGCAAACTGGTAGCCACCGTCGGTCGACACTTGTGCGTAGAAGTAGTCCCAATCCTGCTCGATATCATACCAAATCCAGAAGCGCAAGGAATCCCCCGACGTGACCAGATACGGCGTCCGCGAGACCAGCCAGTGATTGGCACGGTTGGCGCTCTGGCTGCCCCACGACCAGGTGCCGGCATGTTTGCGCACGGTGGAACGGATCATCCTGGCTGCGTCCCAATAGCCGTGGTCCACTTCCGCATCATCAGTAACCGTCTGCTTGCCGGTGAGCTCGTAGAGACGATAGGATACCGGCGTGTTGATCGAATCATCGACATGCCAGTGCACCGAGTACGACGGACCGGAGGAATCCGGCACCGCGAGAATTGGCTCAGTCGGCGGTGCAATGACATAGGGGTTGTCCGCAATCCTGGCCAGGAACAACTGCGGGTCGATGTTCTCGGCTTCCAGCACCGGGATTCGCGAAGGGGGCGGCCAGAAACCGTCGCTCGGTCCGCCGATCTCGGTCGTCAACGAGATGATGCGAGGTTTGGAGATAGTATCTCCCCACATCCAGTCATCGGCCGCACCGTTCGTCGGGTACAGCACCCAACTCACTTGCGGCGTGTAGCCGTTAAACTGCGTCATCGAGTCCCCCAGGTTGTTGAAGAAATCGTCGCGATGCGTGTAGATACGGTCGTAGCCGAACGGCCAGAGCACCAGATTGGAATAGGTGTGAATATTGTGGCATATGACGAACTGGCGGGCATTTACAAAATCGCGGATGTTTTGTGTTTCGGGTTCGGAGAATGGGCCGGTGCCTCGGTACGTTTCCGATGCAGGCAGCGAAGACGAGCCGAGGTCATCGAAACCCCATTGGGCGGAAAAATTACGATTCAGGTCTATCCCATAGTCGCCGCCGACAACACGACGGTTCTTCCGCCACATGCCGCCTCCGGTTGGATCGGTGACCTCATTGTAGTAATAGCCATCGGGATTGGTGACGGGGAGGAAATAGAACTCCCTGTTGTCGACAAGATCCGTGATCCCCTGGTCCACGCCGTAATTTGACAATAGGTAATCGATAAACGTCAGTAAGGCAGCAGCACCGGCGGGCTCCCGGGCATGGATAAGCGAGTTGTAAAAAAGTTCGGGTTCGTTCTCGTCGACAGCAGGGTTATCGGAGACTTTGATCACCCACATCTGCCGACCTTCGATCGTCGTGCCGATAGAGAATTTTTGAGTGCAAAGATTGGGATAGACGGTAGCCAGCGTGTCGAGATACGCCTCGATCTCCGAGAGCGTCCGGAAACCGCCGTAGTCGACGGTCGGTTCGTAACGCGAAGCATAAAACGCCGCCATGTCCGCCTGAACGACATCGTAAGAAATGCCGAGAAAGCGGAGCTTATCCAGGTCCCCCGGCTTGGCCAGTATCTCGAATTGGTCCCCGTCGGCTTCGAGAATGTCAAGCCCTAGGCTGATCATGTCCAGATACTGTGCCTTGGTCATCTGGTGAACCTTGATCTGGGAGACCGGCTCCGCCGCCGCCCGCGCCGTTTGAACGCACGCCAGCGCGCTGAGGCACGAAAGGAGAATTGCCTGACGAATCAT from the Candidatus Zixiibacteriota bacterium genome contains:
- a CDS encoding outer membrane beta-barrel protein codes for the protein MKRLSTFLTIALVMAVPMLVVAQEQAAEEKDALEVGIRGGLGVPVGGITSWNDSLGAKVGWNVGFEVGYFLTREMVLGLGFSFNEFDIESNTASLDIKHRLYTPKLYLKRYFFGESNWVPYVKVYAGLDFPKFATFVVDQGVGKFRQLSYKPGVAAGLGAGVFYYTSDYGGLFAEAEFQHGFTKDVSKTWGGTRYVFGESSSALEVRAGINVFFGSGQ
- a CDS encoding sigma-54 dependent transcriptional regulator; translated protein: MNGDITFQNMAATRLLMVDDESDQRQLLAGFLSRSGYEITQAGSGEEALERYPGVFAPVALIDMKMPGMTGLELLARLRELNPLIQVIVLTAFGSVETAVAAMRAGAYDYLTKPVEDLNELLVKLEKATAQNRLVVDNQIMQDRIADVFPASELLGESQAINKVRELIKLVAPREATVLVTGASGTGKELVARVIHALSPRSDKRLVAINCAAFPETLLEAELFGYEKGAFTGADKPKQGRFELADGGTLFLDEIGEMPQSMQVKLLRVLEDRHIQRLGSVKEISLDIRIIAATNRDLDNMVRELAFREDLFYRLNVVRIQLPSLAERPGDTLLLAHKFLEKFSRRLGKQIDSITPDAAAALAAYSWPGNVRELENVIERAVVLSTDSAIDKNDLTGLAPARTGVQPREVRPLGEIEREHIQFCLDQLDWNLGLCAERLGIHRNTLRSKIKEYQLSPQKLR
- the hrcA gene encoding heat-inducible transcriptional repressor HrcA; protein product: MTAFENLSEREKRVLANLINYYIASADPVGSRVIANKFQMGLSSATIRNTLQDLEELGLVEQPHTSAGRVPTDIGYRVYVDYLLKPQKLTAAEEQAIRQTMLKEGRSINEILGQTAKLLSDITSQLGVTIAPKFEEGKLQSIRLIPIADSRIMAVVVVGSGLARSVILEIEVSVADTSLTEVESLLNERLAGLTLACIRDTISQRMAAVTGHARLLKLIVDSKEKIWTEDRAGDIRISGTDQLLAKPEFADRDRLSRLMKLLEDGKLLSDFLTQAHEEGLVITIGRENRIREILNCSVVTSTYRIGNITGTIGIIGPTRMAYDKLVSVVEYTARSITEVLSGLNEKQGI
- a CDS encoding M14 family zinc carboxypeptidase, with protein sequence MIRQAILLSCLSALACVQTARAAAEPVSQIKVHQMTKAQYLDMISLGLDILEADGDQFEILAKPGDLDKLRFLGISYDVVQADMAAFYASRYEPTVDYGGFRTLSEIEAYLDTLATVYPNLCTQKFSIGTTIEGRQMWVIKVSDNPAVDENEPELFYNSLIHAREPAGAAALLTFIDYLLSNYGVDQGITDLVDNREFYFLPVTNPDGYYYNEVTDPTGGGMWRKNRRVVGGDYGIDLNRNFSAQWGFDDLGSSSLPASETYRGTGPFSEPETQNIRDFVNARQFVICHNIHTYSNLVLWPFGYDRIYTHRDDFFNNLGDSMTQFNGYTPQVSWVLYPTNGAADDWMWGDTISKPRIISLTTEIGGPSDGFWPPPSRIPVLEAENIDPQLFLARIADNPYVIAPPTEPILAVPDSSGPSYSVHWHVDDSINTPVSYRLYELTGKQTVTDDAEVDHGYWDAARMIRSTVRKHAGTWSWGSQSANRANHWLVSRTPYLVTSGDSLRFWIWYDIEQDWDYFYAQVSTDGGYQFANLANDLTTNSDPNNQNLGNGITGSSGTWVRVAYDLSAYAGQQVIIRLSYFTDSYTLGLGVWLDDIGNVDMFAGSTQIGGTIIDTSYAFTNRTPGTYWYRARATDAQGQEGRLGNLVATSVYDQLVAGDFNNDGTVDIGDLSGMVDYLFFGGIGPDPWQLGDLNCDSAVDISDLQALIDYLFFGAPLPVCP
- a CDS encoding DUF4384 domain-containing protein, producing MLRKWYLLMVGAALLALAAVPATAQNIQRDYDEDQRSDDYRDDSYQQDEARERARIDRYLDVEVWTDQSDGDYYEGDNVRIHFRANRDAFVAIYSIDSRGRVNLLFPSNRAEDNFVLGDQTYTLPGPNDDYDLVVNGPSGREYVQVIASRERFPIPNWYGNSGLVADEDDRDDYMDYLNNRYFVRYGGQRFAYDRAVLFIREWEPTYFRPIYYPTYPSWSLYGNLYIDYPWGGSVYVNGIYWGIAPLYIPRILVGWHTFTIYDPWGYCWERDVHISRYNTVVLDHRVIRTSSTVVSKFKEVRQVGYRDPVRNGYPHYKETIGKLSARVDGQGGGASGTISRSKTTVGEFAGGDISLPKKYARGSTSVRQSSRGLETTGGFDDRKGSQELSRRSVRTGGSSESQSTDRSRDNTFERRSVKNQGSSDAGSSSSERSRLRNKRIETQSEGNSGSTSRKREQQVEKRQVSHPQQSGGNEGSKSESSGRKLEGRRVSPSGGSGSGQSHSSGKQGGQSGHSKPSGGGGGKEKR
- the grpE gene encoding nucleotide exchange factor GrpE, encoding MTEDKDTKDRIEIETSEAAAASGEKTPPPDAIEKDQDFSSATEAPTVEEAELTPEEQLQSRVAELEDRLLRTAAEYENYRKRTLRQADEQIRAANDRLLGELLEVMDNFERALSHINEKTDADSLQKGMELIYNQLGALLKRYDVVPIEAIGQKFDPALHDAMLQVESTTYEEGTVAMEMARGYRQADRVLRHSKVGVSKGKSS